One part of the Melitaea cinxia chromosome 8, ilMelCinx1.1, whole genome shotgun sequence genome encodes these proteins:
- the LOC123656049 gene encoding cytochrome P450 4C1-like, protein MFLSSVFTFLSIGLILVLLYDYCNRTCRLIRKIPGARSWPIIGNSLNLLVPLEGLKHKLPKLKCRDKLFLYLHSLHKNYGDTNQIHAINSRTVGFLDPDNIETILSSVKFADKDVPYNFLKPWLGEGLLTSRGQKWQQRRKLLTPAFHFNILKRYSVTFIEQTDKFLNEVQERVGEEQTDIVPLINSTTLRIMCETAMGTSMHNSIESVASIYSKKIEVFGNTVVARICRAWLHFECFFKLSNVAKIQNEAVKDLHIFTNKIIEEKRSILRQQNIETFGNGENFIYKGKLAMLDLLLQNEKLGNIDNNGIREEVDTFMFEGHDTTAQALIFLIMTLANETKIQEKIYDEIRLIFGDSQHPPTAEELKKMKYLECCIKESLRLYPSVPMIVRKISEETTIGDYTIPKNSHIHILIYDLHRREDIYPEPERFIPERFLPEACSKRHAYAYIPFSAGPRNCIGQKFAMLEMMTLVSSLLRRFRLEAVTKPSDLKFKADILLRTINQSIYVRFHNRY, encoded by the exons ATGTTCTTGTCATctgtatttacttttttatcaatCGGACTCATTTTAGTTCTTCTATACGACTATTGCAATCGAACTTGTAGACTTATACGCAAAATACCAGGTGCAAGGAGTTGGCCTATTATCGGAAATTCCTTAAACCTTCTTGTACCTCTTG AGGGTTTGAAGCATAAATTGCCGAAACTTAAGTGTAGG gataaattatttttgtatttgcattCACTGCACAAGAATTATGGAGATACAAATCAGATCCACGCCATTAATAGCCGAACTGTTGGTTTCCTTGATCCTGATAACATTGAG acAATTTTATCGTCAGTCAAATTTGCCGACAAAGATGTTCCATATAATTTCTTGAAACCATGGCTCGGAGAAGGTCTTCTTACTAGCCGAG GTCAAAAATGGCAACAGCGGCGGAAACTATTAACTCCagcatttcattttaatatattaaaacgatATTCAGTTACGTTTATTGAACAGACAGATAAGTTTTTGAATGAAGTCCAAGAAAGAGTTGGTGAAGAACAAACGGACATAGTGCCCTTGATAAATTCAACGACTCTTCGCATTATGTGTG aAACCGCAATGGGTACATCGATGCATAACAGTATCGAATCAGTAGCTagtatatattcaaaaaaaatagaagtttTCGGAAATACAGTTGTCGCAAGAATTTGCAGAGCTTGGCTACATTTTGAGTGCTTTTTCAAGTTATCAAATGTTGCGAAAATCCAAAATGAAGCAGTCAAAGATTtgcatatatttacaaataaaataattgaagaaAAAAGATCAATTTTAAGGCAACAAAATATTGAAACATTTGGCAAtggtgaaaattttatttataaaggaaAATTGGCAATGTTAGATTTGCTTCTACAAAATGAAAAACTTGGTAACATAGATAATAATGGTATCAGAGAGGAAGTCGATACATTTATGTTTGAG GGACATGATACAACGGCACAAgcattaattttcttaataatgaCGCTCGCTAATGAAACTAAAATTCAA gaaaaaatatatgatgAAATACGACTTATATTTGGGGACTCCCAACACCCACCAACGGCAGAAGAATTAAAGAAGATGAAATACTTAGAATGTTGTATTAAGGAATCCTTGAGACTTTATCCCAGCGTGCCAATGATAGTAAGAAAAATATCCGAAGAAACGACCATAG GTGATTATACGATACCTAAAAATAGCCACATTCATATACTTATATACGATCTGCATCGTCGTGAGGATATCTACCCAGAGCCAGAGCGCTTCATCCCTGAGAGATTCCTGCCTGAAGCCTGTTCCAAGCGACATGCGTACGCCTATATACCGTTCAGCGCTGGACCCAGGAATTGTATTG ggcAAAAATTCGCTATGTTGGAGATGATGACGTTGGTATCATCCTTGTTGAGGCGATTTCGTCTTGAGGCTGTGACTAAGCCCAGCGATCTAAAATTCAAAGCTGATATTTTACTACGCACCATTAATCAATCGATTTACGTTCGATTTCACAatcgatattaa
- the LOC123656050 gene encoding cytochrome P450 4V2-like: MFLVLTLFTGVFILWCLHLRFSREGRLIAKIPGPPGLPILGNTFQFLGSSDVLFKATRELYKTYKGLIQLHALNFRCVNVYDPEDIARILSSSQLIDKNVPYNFLRPWLNNGLLISSGQKWLHRRKMLTPAFHLNALKSFLEVFVENAEQFQKSVESELRNEKTNLYQLRREFWEKKGTIFEENINTGANKGRSAMIDLLFQNEKMKKIDESGIREEVDTFLFAGYDTISTTLTFFIMRIANEPAIQEKIHEEIEYIFGGSDRPPSLEDLNKMKYTECCIKESLRIYPSVPFISRYIKKEIVLGGYKIPAGTQASIMIYDLHHREDIYPEPEKFIPERFLHRNQVKNHPYAFIPFSAGYRNCIGQKYAMLTMKTLILSLFKKFRVEPVTKMEDIILCMGITLRTTHPIYASCLNESGTKKPRPKAIQTKYLQTISEKRNSNDITEDLMEVVSSDMDLNERYNKIVNKLKEQAKIYFSTTNNQDSRILSK; the protein is encoded by the exons atgtttctgGTACTGACGTTGTTCACTGGCGTCTTTATTTTGTGGTGTCTTCATTTACGATTTTCAAGGGAAGGTAGACTCATTGCAAAAATTCCTGGCCCCCCTGGCTTACCAATTCTGGGCAACACCTTTCAGTTTCTTGGCTCCTCTg ACGTATTATTCAAAGCGACAAGAGAGTTGTATAAAACTTATAAAGGTCTTATACAGTTACATGCGCTTAATTTCCGCTGTGTGAATGTTTACGATCCAGAAGACATAGCG AGGATACTTTCGTCATCACAGCTCATTGATAAGAACGTCCCGTATAATTTCTTAAGGCCATGGCTTAATAATGGACTCCTTATAAGCTCCG gTCAGAAATGGCTTCATAGGCGAAAAATGTTGACACCAGCTTTTCACTTGAACGCTTTGAAGAGTTTTTTAGAAGTATTTGTTGAAAATGCGGAACAATTTCAAAAATCAGTTGAATCCGAACTAAGAAATGAAAAAACCAATTTGTACCAATTG AGAAGAGAGTTCTGGGAGAAAAAAGGAACAATTTTTGAAGAAAACATAAATACTGGTGCAAATAAAGGACGTAGTGCAATGATTGACTTACTTTTTCAAAAtgagaaaatgaaaaaaattgacGAATCTGGCATTAGAGAAGAAGTGGACACATTTCTTTTTGcg gGTTACGATACAATTTCAACAAcgctaacattttttataatgagAATTGCAAATGAACCGGCGATACAG gAAAAAATTCATGAAGAAATTGAGTATATATTTGGAGGTTCCGATCGACCACCTTCACTCGAAGATCTTAATAAAATGAAGTATACTGAATGTTGTATTAAAGAGAGCTTACGTATCTATCCCAGTGTTCCATTTATATCACGATATATCAAAAAAGAAATAGTTCTAG GTGGTTACAAAATCCCAGCAGGAACTCAAGCCAGCATAATGATATATGATTTACATCACCGTGAAGATATATATCCGGAACCAGAAAAATTCATCCCAGAGCGTTTTTTACACAGAAATCAAGTTAAAAACCATCCTTACGCATTTATTCCATTTAGTGCAGGGTACAGAAACTGTAtag GTCAGAAATACGCAATGTTGACAATGAAGACGTTGATATTAAGTTTGTTTAAAAAGTTCCGTGTTGAACCAGTGACTAAAATGGAAGATATAATCCTCTGTATGGGTATAACTCTTCGGACAACACATCCCATATATGCCAG TTGCCTCAATGAAAGTGGTACGAAAAAACCTAGACCAAAAGCAATTCAAacgaaatatttacaaacaatcAGCGAAAAAAGAAATTCGAACGACATCACAGAAGACCTTATGGAAGTAGTTTCCTCGGATATGGATTTAAACGAAAGATATAACAAAATAGTAAACAAGCTCAAAGAACAggcaaaaatctatttttcaacaACAAACAATCAAGACTCAAGAATCTTATCTAAGTGA